The Streptomyces sp. NBC_00306 sequence TTGCCGGATGCACTCCCTGGCCGTCCGATGTCGCTCAGCGCTACCGCGAGCAGGGCATCTGGCGCGGCGAGACGCTCGGCACGGTGCTGCGCGACGCCGCGCGGCAGTACGGCTCCGCCACCGCGCTGGTGCACGGCGGCCGGCGGATCAGCTACACCGAACTCGATCGCTGGGCCGACCGGCTGGCCGCCGGCTTCCTCGAGCACGGGGTGCGCGCCGACGACCGGATCGTGGTGCAGCTGCCCAACGTGCCGGAGTTTGTGGCGATCTCGTTCGCCCTCATGCGGATCGGCGCGAAGCTCGTCTTCTCGCTGCCCGCGCACCGCGCGACCGAGATCAGCCATCTCGTGGAACTGAGCGGCGCCACCGGCTACGTCCTCCCCGAGACCCACCGCGGATTCGACCACCGCGACCTCGCGCGGCAGGTGCAGGCCGGCAGCGAGACCCTGCGGACCCTGTTCGTGCTCGGCGCGAAGACCGACGGGTTCGTCTCGGTTTCCGAGCTGGAACTCGCCGCCCCCGACGCCGAGCCCTTGCCGGAGCCCGACGCGTCCGACGTGGCGTTCTTCCTGCTCTCCGGCGGGACCACGGCGCTGCCGAAACTGATCCCTCGTACCCACGACGACTACGTGTACCAGGCGCAGCGCGCGGCGGAGGTGTGCGAACTGACGCCCACCGACACCTATCTGGCGGTGCTGCCGATCGAGTTCAACTTCGCCTACGGCTGCCCCGGTGTGATCGGCACGCTGATGTCCGGCGGCACCACGGTGCTCGCCGACACCCCCAACCCGCTGGACTGCTTCCCCCTGATCGAGCAGCACGCGGTCACCGTCACCTCGATGGTGCCCTCGATCATGCAGCTGTGGCTGGAGGCCGCCGAGTGGAGCGAGGACGACCTGAGCAGCCTGCGGCTGGTCCAGGTCGGCGGTGCCCGCATGCTGCGCGAGTTCACCGAACGCATCGCGCCCACGCTGGGCTGCTCGCTCCAGCAGGTGTTCGGCATGGCCGAGGGCCTGCTCACCTTCAGCAGGCCGGACGATCCGGCCGAGGCGGTGCTCACCACCCAGGGCAGGCCGATCTCGGACGCGGACGAGCTGCTCATCGTGGACGAGAACGGTGACCCGCTGCCCGCCGGCGGTATCGGCGAGCTGATCACCCGCGGTCCGTACACACTGCGCGGGTACTACGGCGTACCCGAGTACAACAAGCGCGCGTTCACCGAGGACGGCTTCTACCGCACCGGTGACCTCGCCCGGCTCATCGAGGACGGTGACCTGGTGATCGAGGGCCGGATCAAGGAAATGATCATCCGCGGCGGCGACAAGATCTCCGCGGGCGAGGTCGAGGACCATCTCCTGGCGCTCGACGGGGTGGCCGCGGCCGCGGTGATCGGCGTACCCGACGAGTTCCTCGGCGAGCGGATCTGCGCCTGCATCGTCGCGGAGGGGCCGCAGATGACGCTCGCCGCGCTCAAGCAGGCGGTCCACGCGCGGGGCGTCGCGGACTACAAGCTGCCCGACGCCGTCCGGTACGTGACCGAGCTGCCGCTCACCCCCCTCGGCAAAGTCGACAAGAAGGCGCTGGCCGCAACAGCCGCGTCCGAGCAGGAAGGCTGACGTGGACAACACCGACACCCGCACCCCGACCGAGCAGGATCTGCGTGAGGTTCTCGCTCCGCTGCTCGGCATCGAGCCGGCGGCGATCGACCCGGACGCCAATCTGGTCGTCCTCGGCCTGAGTTCGCTGGAGATCATGCGGCTCGTCAGCCGCTGGCGCAGGAACAAGGTCCCGGTCGAGTTCGACGCGCTCGTCGCCGCGCCGACGCTGAACGGCTGGCTCGCGCACTTCGCGGCCGGCGCCGTACCCGCCGCGGCGGAGCCCGAGGTGGCCTCATGAGCGCCGAGCTGATCACCGGCGGCACCGTCTACACGGCGGACGCCGAGGAGAGCGTGCACGCGAACGGCGCGGTCCTGATCGTGGACGGGACGATCGCCGCGGTGGGGGCGGCCGACGAGGTCGAGCGGGCCGTGGCCGCGCTCGACCCCGCGCGGAAGGCCGGGCTGAGGACGCGCGACGTCCGCGGGATGATGGTGCTCCCCGGATTCGTCAACGCGCACTGGCACGAGATGTTCGCCATGCGCTTCCCGATGCGCGGCGCGCTGCGGCCGGTCTCCGACCGCGACGACGAGGTCGCGTTCATGGGCGGCGGCGGCGACATGCACCAGATATCCGCCACCTTCGACCGCTTCGACGGCCTCATCGAGCAGATGACGCCCGACGAGGCGCAGGCCATCGCCGAGTACTCGATGTGGACCCAGCTGCGCGGCGGTGTCACCACCCTCGGCGACATGGGTTCGCTCAACCGCCCGCGCTCGATGGTCGCCGCGGCACAGCGCGTCGGTATCCGCTTCTCCGCGAGCACCTGGGCGAGCGACGCGGTCTGCGCCCCCGACCAGGACCGCTTCGTGCGCACCCGGGACGCCGACGGCGTCCTGGCGGACGTGGAGTCGCTGCTGCGGCTGGCGTCCGAGGACACCTCGGGCCGGCTGCGGTGCCGTCCGAGCGTCGCGTACGTCACCAACATGACCGACGAACTGGCGCGCGGCATGGCCGAGCTCGTCGCCCGCCACGACACCGGTTTCGCGACCCACGTCGGAGCGCTGCGCAACGAGGTCGACCTGATGCGCAGGTACTACGGCGAGACGGGCGTGCGCCGGCTGGCCGAACTGGGCCTGGTCGACGAGCGGTTGATGGCGGGCCACTGCGCCTTCCTGGACGAGGACGAGCAGAAGCTGCTGCTCTCCGGCCGCGCCCACATCAGCCACTCCCCCGGCAAGTACGGCCCGTCCGGCGAGTCGTCGCTCACCGAGACCGGTGTCGTCCCGGCGCTCCGTCGGCAGGGCTTGGACGTCTCCCTGTCGACGGACGGTTCCTCGATGCCGAGCGCCGGCATCGCCGAGACGATGCGTGCGGCCTGGCAGATGTACAACGAGATGAGCGCCGACCAGACCGAGGTGCTGCCCAGCGACGCGCTGGCGATGGGCACCCGGATCGCGGCCAAGGGGCTGCGCTGGGACGACGCCGTGGGCAGCCTGGAGACCGGCAAGCAGGCCGACCTGGTGCTGGTGCGTACCGACGACTGGCGCTACCTGCTGAACCCGCGGCCGCTGGAGAGCTTCCTGTGGCTGGCCGGTTCGGCCGATGTGGACACCGTGATCGTGGGCGGCCGCACGCTGCTGTCCGGCGGCCGGGGTGTCGAGGTCGACGAGGCCGGTCTCCAGGAGCGCTATCTGGCCGCGCTCGGTTCGTTCACCACCCGCGCCCTGCGGGTGCCGGACGAGGTGGTCGGGCGTGTGCTCGGGCGGTGGACCCGATGACCGGGCCGCTGTCCGGGGTCGCCATGGTGACGGGCGCCGCCGGCGGGATCGGTGCCGAGGTCGTCCGCGCGCTGGTGGACGCCGAGCTGCCGGTCGCGCTGATCGACCGCGACGTACCGGCGCTGTGGGAGCTGGCGGCCGAACTCGACGCGGCCGGGGCCCGGGTGCTCGCGGTCGCGACGGACGTGACCGACAGCGCCGACGTGGACACCGCGGTCGCCAAGGTCGAGGTCGAGCTCGGGCCGATCGAGTACCTCGTCAACGCCGCCGGGGTACTGCGCAGCGGCCCGGCGGCCGAGCTCAGCGACGAGGAGTGGGACACGACCTTCGCGGTCAACGCGGGCGGGGTGTTCCACACCAGCCGGGCGGTCGCCCGGGTGATGGTGCCGCGCCGGCGCGGGGCGATCGTGACGGTCGCCTCCAACGCGGCGGCGACGCCCCGGATGTCGATGTCCGCCTACGCGGCCTCCAAGGCGGCCTCCGCGATGTTCACCAAGTGCCTGGGCCTGGAGCTGGCCGGGCACGGCATCCGGTGCAACGTCGTCGCGCCCGGCTCGACCCGCACCCCGATGCTGACCGCCCTCCAGGGCGACGCCGCCGAGCGTGCGTCGGTCGACGGTGTGCCCGCCGCGTACCGCGTCGGCATCCCCCTCGGCCGGATCGCCGAACCCGCCCACATCGCCGACGCGGTGCTGTTCCTGCTCTCCGAGCGGGCCGCCCACATCACCATGCACGACCTGACCGTAGACGGCGGCGCCGCGCTCGGTGCCTGAGCGGGCCCGCGAGCAGACCCCCGCGAGAATCCCCGCGAGAAGAGGACACGACCAGTGGCGATTGCGCCGATCGACTCCTATCCCATGCCGCGGCCCGCCGAACTGCCCGCCAACACCGCGGCGTGGACCGTCGACCCCCGCCGGGCCGTGCTGCTGGTGCACGACATGCAGCACTACTTCCTCGCACCGTTCGCCGAGGGCGGGCTGCGGACCGAGCTGCTCCACGCCGTCGCCGGGCTGCGCGAGAGCTGTGAGCGTGCCGGCGTCCCCGTCGTCTACTCGGCCCAGCCCGGCGGTATGACCCCAAAGGAGCGGGGCCTGCTGCAGGACTTCTGGGGTCCGGGCATGTCCGCGGAGCCCGCGGACCGGGGTATCCCCGACGTCATCGCCCCCGGCGAGCGGGACACCGTGCTCACCAAGTGGCGGGCCAGCGCGTTCCACAACAGCGGTCTGCTCGAACTGATGTCCGCGCAGGGCCGCGACCAGCTCGTCATCT is a genomic window containing:
- a CDS encoding (2,3-dihydroxybenzoyl)adenylate synthase translates to MLAGCTPWPSDVAQRYREQGIWRGETLGTVLRDAARQYGSATALVHGGRRISYTELDRWADRLAAGFLEHGVRADDRIVVQLPNVPEFVAISFALMRIGAKLVFSLPAHRATEISHLVELSGATGYVLPETHRGFDHRDLARQVQAGSETLRTLFVLGAKTDGFVSVSELELAAPDAEPLPEPDASDVAFFLLSGGTTALPKLIPRTHDDYVYQAQRAAEVCELTPTDTYLAVLPIEFNFAYGCPGVIGTLMSGGTTVLADTPNPLDCFPLIEQHAVTVTSMVPSIMQLWLEAAEWSEDDLSSLRLVQVGGARMLREFTERIAPTLGCSLQQVFGMAEGLLTFSRPDDPAEAVLTTQGRPISDADELLIVDENGDPLPAGGIGELITRGPYTLRGYYGVPEYNKRAFTEDGFYRTGDLARLIEDGDLVIEGRIKEMIIRGGDKISAGEVEDHLLALDGVAAAAVIGVPDEFLGERICACIVAEGPQMTLAALKQAVHARGVADYKLPDAVRYVTELPLTPLGKVDKKALAATAASEQEG
- a CDS encoding phosphopantetheine-binding protein, whose protein sequence is MDNTDTRTPTEQDLREVLAPLLGIEPAAIDPDANLVVLGLSSLEIMRLVSRWRRNKVPVEFDALVAAPTLNGWLAHFAAGAVPAAAEPEVAS
- a CDS encoding amidohydrolase family protein, which encodes MSAELITGGTVYTADAEESVHANGAVLIVDGTIAAVGAADEVERAVAALDPARKAGLRTRDVRGMMVLPGFVNAHWHEMFAMRFPMRGALRPVSDRDDEVAFMGGGGDMHQISATFDRFDGLIEQMTPDEAQAIAEYSMWTQLRGGVTTLGDMGSLNRPRSMVAAAQRVGIRFSASTWASDAVCAPDQDRFVRTRDADGVLADVESLLRLASEDTSGRLRCRPSVAYVTNMTDELARGMAELVARHDTGFATHVGALRNEVDLMRRYYGETGVRRLAELGLVDERLMAGHCAFLDEDEQKLLLSGRAHISHSPGKYGPSGESSLTETGVVPALRRQGLDVSLSTDGSSMPSAGIAETMRAAWQMYNEMSADQTEVLPSDALAMGTRIAAKGLRWDDAVGSLETGKQADLVLVRTDDWRYLLNPRPLESFLWLAGSADVDTVIVGGRTLLSGGRGVEVDEAGLQERYLAALGSFTTRALRVPDEVVGRVLGRWTR
- a CDS encoding 2,3-dihydro-2,3-dihydroxybenzoate dehydrogenase — its product is MTGPLSGVAMVTGAAGGIGAEVVRALVDAELPVALIDRDVPALWELAAELDAAGARVLAVATDVTDSADVDTAVAKVEVELGPIEYLVNAAGVLRSGPAAELSDEEWDTTFAVNAGGVFHTSRAVARVMVPRRRGAIVTVASNAAATPRMSMSAYAASKAASAMFTKCLGLELAGHGIRCNVVAPGSTRTPMLTALQGDAAERASVDGVPAAYRVGIPLGRIAEPAHIADAVLFLLSERAAHITMHDLTVDGGAALGA
- a CDS encoding isochorismatase family protein, translating into MAIAPIDSYPMPRPAELPANTAAWTVDPRRAVLLVHDMQHYFLAPFAEGGLRTELLHAVAGLRESCERAGVPVVYSAQPGGMTPKERGLLQDFWGPGMSAEPADRGIPDVIAPGERDTVLTKWRASAFHNSGLLELMSAQGRDQLVICGIYAHVGILLTACDAFAHTIQPFVVADAIADFTPEFHRMALEYAATRCAMTVPAAAVHDALATASTVSAGDPS